From a single Pseudomonas sp. A34-9 genomic region:
- a CDS encoding GntR family transcriptional regulator gives MNSFASPSHAQPTATPLPFSRLRTPVEDLYPRLFDAILEQRIDADSRFTEDSLKDMFSASRADVRRVLTQLSHEQVVVLRANHRPRVAAPDREQTRQTLHARRLTETTLVRLACQRPQADGLKRLRGLIERERQAVEQDRRGAAIRLSGEFHLTLAKMAGNAPLAHFLGSLVPLTSLAIARCEFQTLSCCAWQEHLALVEAVEHRDVSKAGILMNQHLDHLEQTLLGSDLEHCAVG, from the coding sequence ATGAACAGTTTCGCTTCACCCTCGCATGCTCAACCGACTGCCACGCCCCTGCCCTTCTCCCGGCTGCGGACGCCGGTGGAGGATTTGTATCCGCGACTGTTCGACGCGATTCTCGAGCAGCGCATCGATGCCGACAGCCGTTTTACCGAGGACAGTCTGAAGGACATGTTCAGCGCCAGCCGCGCCGATGTGCGGCGGGTACTGACACAACTTTCGCATGAGCAGGTCGTGGTACTGCGCGCCAATCATCGCCCGCGTGTCGCGGCGCCTGATCGGGAACAGACGCGACAGACCCTGCATGCACGGCGACTGACTGAGACCACGCTGGTGCGTCTGGCATGCCAGCGTCCGCAGGCTGACGGTTTGAAACGGCTGCGCGGGTTGATTGAGCGTGAGCGTCAGGCGGTTGAGCAGGATCGGCGCGGCGCGGCGATTCGCTTGTCGGGGGAGTTTCACCTGACGTTGGCGAAAATGGCGGGAAATGCACCGTTGGCGCATTTTCTCGGCAGTCTGGTGCCGCTGACGTCATTGGCGATTGCGCGATGTGAGTTCCAGACGCTTAGCTGTTGCGCATGGCAGGAGCATTTGGCACTGGTTGAGGCGGTGGAACATCGGGATGTTTCCAAAGCAGGCATCCTGATGAATCAACATCTGGATCATCTTGAGCAGACCTTGCTGGGTTCAGACCTTGAGCATTGTGCTGTCGGTTAA
- the yjiA gene encoding GTPase translates to MSSPIPVTVLSGFLGAGKTTLLRHILKAEHGLKIAVIENEFSDAGIDTQLLGDEPVQVMTLANGCVCCTIHTDLTKALYLLLERLDSGEIAFDRLVIECTGLADPAPVAQTFFIDEELRERYLLDGIITLVDAAHADVHLTQTIAQAQIGFADRLLVSKTDLVDEATFTALSERLTRINRRAPVRVVEHGNIDLAELLDVRGFNLNADLGGGLSLRPVSKAPSIDRISSLVLRTDQPLDIDQLSEFMNELLEDHGKQLLRYKGVLSIAGEDRRLVFQGVLKLYGFDWDTEWAEGEARESVIVFIADDLPEEKIRAGFAKVVAG, encoded by the coding sequence TTGTCCTCTCCCATCCCGGTCACGGTACTCAGCGGTTTCCTCGGCGCCGGCAAGACCACTTTGCTGCGCCATATCCTCAAAGCCGAGCACGGTCTGAAAATCGCCGTGATCGAAAACGAATTCAGCGACGCCGGTATCGACACTCAGCTGTTGGGTGACGAACCGGTGCAGGTCATGACCCTGGCCAACGGCTGTGTCTGCTGCACCATTCACACCGACCTGACCAAAGCGCTTTACCTGCTGCTTGAGCGGCTGGACAGCGGCGAAATCGCCTTTGATCGCCTGGTCATCGAGTGCACCGGTCTGGCCGATCCGGCCCCGGTGGCACAGACCTTCTTCATTGACGAAGAACTGCGCGAGCGTTACTTGCTCGACGGCATCATCACCTTGGTCGATGCCGCGCACGCAGACGTGCACCTGACCCAGACCATCGCCCAGGCGCAGATTGGTTTCGCCGACCGCTTGCTGGTGAGCAAGACCGATCTGGTCGACGAAGCGACGTTCACCGCGCTGAGCGAACGCCTGACGCGGATCAACCGTCGTGCGCCAGTGCGAGTGGTCGAGCATGGCAACATTGATCTGGCTGAGCTGCTGGATGTGCGTGGCTTCAACCTCAATGCCGATCTTGGCGGCGGATTGAGCCTTCGCCCAGTGAGCAAGGCGCCGTCGATTGATCGCATTTCCAGCCTGGTGCTGCGCACCGATCAGCCGCTGGATATCGATCAGCTCAGCGAGTTCATGAATGAATTGCTCGAAGACCATGGCAAGCAATTGCTGCGTTACAAAGGCGTGCTGAGCATTGCTGGTGAAGATCGGCGCCTGGTGTTTCAGGGCGTGCTGAAGCTTTATGGCTTTGACTGGGACACTGAATGGGCCGAGGGTGAGGCGCGGGAAAGCGTGATTGTGTTTATTGCTGATGATTTGCCGGAAGAGAAAATCCGGGCGGGGTTTGCCAAGGTTGTTGCAGGCTGA
- a CDS encoding FadR/GntR family transcriptional regulator — protein MITTSTVVNSVVEKLRAALARGQWRSGDMLPGQRELAEQLGISRPSLREAVIVLETLGLVRSMPGKGVVVLDAHIGDSQSHDSAVAGASLEDVLQLRYTLEPFIVGLVAQSISSKEVGQLRLTLMDMREALEAGDSDAGVSAYIAFHEELFTLTSNPIFQSVVQQTSNALKQSAEVLRNSPEHLAERLEENEAVVRAIRSKNSAQASAEMRRHILREGQRMGIELNIPEDNLSR, from the coding sequence GTGATTACCACATCAACCGTCGTCAACTCAGTCGTAGAGAAACTTCGCGCCGCATTGGCCCGTGGCCAGTGGCGCTCCGGCGACATGCTGCCGGGTCAGCGCGAACTGGCCGAACAACTGGGCATCAGCCGCCCAAGCCTGCGCGAAGCGGTCATCGTCCTGGAAACCCTCGGTCTGGTGCGCTCGATGCCGGGCAAAGGCGTGGTCGTACTCGACGCGCACATCGGCGACAGCCAGAGCCATGACAGCGCGGTCGCCGGCGCCAGCCTCGAAGACGTACTGCAACTGCGTTACACCCTTGAGCCGTTCATCGTTGGCCTGGTTGCACAGTCGATCAGCAGCAAGGAAGTCGGCCAATTGCGCCTGACGTTGATGGACATGCGCGAGGCCCTCGAGGCCGGTGACAGTGACGCCGGGGTCAGCGCCTACATCGCCTTTCACGAAGAGTTGTTCACGCTGACGTCGAATCCGATCTTCCAGAGCGTGGTGCAGCAAACCAGCAACGCCCTCAAGCAAAGCGCCGAGGTGCTGCGCAATTCTCCGGAACATCTGGCCGAACGCCTCGAAGAAAACGAAGCCGTGGTGCGCGCCATCCGCAGCAAAAACAGCGCCCAGGCCAGCGCCGAAATGCGTCGGCACATTCTGCGCGAAGGCCAGCGCATGGGCATTGAGCTGAACATCCCGGAAGACAACTTGAGTCGCTGA
- the morA gene encoding cyclic di-GMP receptor MorA: MSNVTPPASVSSTPPAPGSSLRGTLKGALATLVLLLLALLFWQLLDQLRETQKNQRQYTIDYTADLASQVSLNMALNAQIALNLLPIVEQPQSADEQQALLRKLQRSLPDLRSLALLSPSGRIISDSAVDSHDADYLTELVRRSRAQAHYFSNADDGSVVHLLLHQASGSTRGYWALRLTPTFFDSLTKQGDTGLRPLWLVENRVNHQIIRRDEALPSAKPGVLTPDDLANTVLTVPLSSSDWQLRGLFDRQRVLEELLPAFIGKCLLGLAFSMLPVIALLNMRRRQRQLHEGRRRYQDIFEGTGVALCVLDLSGLKQVFDKAQIQTSDQLKAWLDQPQQRQQLLQELRVTEVNQVALQLLNVNSCEHAWQLLIDGHPHRQCAIGNQVLDAVLQQQKQLELEIKLPDINGRDQHLWMVLRLPTEQHDYKAVILSINDITSRKLIELSLLEREGFWSDVVRTVPDHLYVQDVISQRMIFSNHHLGQTLGYNRTELHQMGEYFWEILLHPEDADYYHRSRQLQRHAGYSQLLQCQLRFRHRDGKWRRFDIREQALARDKHDQVTRIIGVAKDITEQIEASESLRDSEQRYRMLAESISDVIFSTDSKLSLNYVSPSVQAVLGYDAEWIFQNGWQSTIANPQQLSGIYTLMDRVSKALDKPEQLAVLRSQVQTQLFLFDCLRADGRKIPIELRLVLVWDEHGAFEGVLGVGRDISQQRRAEKDLRMAATVFEHSTSAILITDPAGYIVQANEAFSRVSGYAVSEVLDQLPNMLTVDEQQDAHLRYVLKQLHQHNTWEGEVWLKRRNGEHYPAWVGITAVLDDEGDLASYVCFFSDISERKASEQRIHRLAYYDALTHLPNRTLFQDRLHTALQSAERQKSWVVLMFLDLDRFKPINDSLGHAAGDRMLKDMATRLLTCVDDDDTVARMGGDEFTLLLQHRSSREMALNRAIHVAEQILGSLVRPFVLEGREFFVTASIGIALSPQDGNELSQLMKNADTAMYHAKERGKNNFQFYQADMNASALERLELESDLRHALEQNEFVLYYQPQFSGDGKRLTGAEALLRWRHPRRGLVPPGDFIPVLEELGLVVDVGDWVISEACRQLKTWHQNRVRVPKVSVNISARQFSDGQLGTRIATILRETGLPPACLELELTESILMREVSEAMQILAGLKNLGLSIAVDDFGTGYSSLNYLKQFPIDVLKIDRTFVDGLPSGEQDAQIARAIIAMAHSLNLAVIAEGVETHEQLDFLREHGCDEVQGYLFGRPMPAGRFEAQFSNDALFMFD, encoded by the coding sequence TTGTCCAATGTCACTCCGCCAGCTTCTGTGAGCAGCACCCCACCGGCGCCCGGCTCGTCCCTGCGCGGTACATTAAAGGGTGCGCTGGCGACGCTTGTGCTTTTGTTGCTCGCATTGCTGTTCTGGCAACTGCTCGATCAACTACGAGAAACCCAGAAAAACCAGCGCCAGTACACCATCGATTACACCGCCGACCTCGCCTCGCAGGTCAGCCTGAACATGGCGCTGAACGCGCAAATCGCCCTCAATCTGTTACCGATCGTCGAACAACCGCAATCAGCCGACGAACAGCAGGCGCTGCTGCGCAAGCTCCAGCGATCGCTACCCGATCTGCGTAGCCTGGCGTTGCTCAGCCCCTCCGGGCGGATCATCAGCGACAGCGCCGTAGACAGCCACGACGCCGACTACCTGACCGAACTGGTCCGCCGCAGCCGCGCCCAGGCACATTATTTCAGTAACGCCGACGATGGCTCGGTGGTGCATCTGTTGCTGCATCAGGCCAGCGGCAGCACGCGCGGTTATTGGGCGTTACGCCTGACCCCGACCTTCTTCGACTCGCTGACCAAACAGGGTGACACCGGCCTGCGCCCATTGTGGCTGGTGGAAAACCGCGTCAATCATCAGATCATCCGTCGCGACGAAGCGCTGCCCTCGGCCAAGCCCGGCGTGCTGACCCCGGACGATCTGGCCAATACCGTGCTGACCGTACCGCTGAGCAGCAGCGACTGGCAGTTGCGTGGCCTGTTCGACCGGCAACGCGTGCTCGAAGAATTGCTCCCTGCGTTTATCGGCAAATGTCTGTTGGGCCTGGCGTTCTCGATGTTGCCGGTGATCGCGCTGTTGAACATGCGGCGCCGCCAGCGCCAGTTGCATGAGGGTCGCCGACGCTATCAGGACATTTTCGAAGGCACTGGCGTGGCCTTGTGTGTGCTGGATCTGTCCGGCCTGAAGCAGGTCTTCGACAAGGCGCAGATCCAGACCAGCGACCAGCTCAAGGCCTGGCTCGACCAACCGCAGCAACGCCAGCAACTGCTACAGGAATTGCGCGTCACCGAGGTCAACCAGGTCGCGTTGCAACTGCTCAACGTCAACTCTTGCGAGCACGCCTGGCAACTGTTGATCGATGGCCACCCACACCGGCAGTGCGCCATCGGCAATCAAGTCCTCGACGCCGTCCTGCAGCAACAAAAGCAGCTGGAACTGGAAATCAAACTGCCGGACATCAATGGCCGCGACCAGCACCTGTGGATGGTGTTGCGCCTGCCGACCGAGCAGCACGACTACAAAGCGGTGATCCTCAGCATCAATGACATCACCAGTCGCAAGCTGATCGAACTGTCGCTGCTCGAGCGCGAGGGGTTCTGGTCGGACGTGGTGCGCACCGTGCCGGATCATCTGTACGTGCAGGACGTGATCAGCCAGCGGATGATTTTCAGCAACCACCACCTCGGCCAGACTCTCGGTTACAACCGTACCGAACTGCACCAGATGGGCGAGTATTTCTGGGAAATCCTCCTGCATCCGGAAGATGCCGATTACTACCATCGCTCGCGCCAGTTGCAGCGCCACGCGGGTTACAGCCAGTTGCTGCAGTGTCAGTTGCGTTTCCGCCATCGCGACGGCAAATGGCGGCGTTTCGACATTCGCGAACAGGCCTTGGCCCGCGATAAACACGATCAGGTCACGCGGATCATCGGCGTGGCCAAGGACATTACCGAGCAGATCGAAGCCAGCGAGTCCCTGCGCGACAGCGAGCAGCGCTATCGCATGCTCGCCGAAAGTATCAGCGACGTGATTTTCTCCACCGACAGCAAACTCTCGCTGAACTACGTCAGCCCGTCGGTGCAAGCCGTGCTGGGTTATGACGCCGAGTGGATTTTCCAGAACGGCTGGCAATCGACCATCGCCAACCCGCAGCAACTGAGTGGCATCTACACGCTGATGGATCGGGTCAGCAAGGCGCTGGACAAACCCGAGCAACTGGCCGTGCTGCGCAGTCAGGTGCAGACGCAATTGTTCCTGTTCGATTGTCTGCGCGCCGATGGCCGCAAGATCCCGATCGAACTGCGCCTGGTGCTGGTGTGGGACGAGCACGGCGCGTTTGAGGGCGTGCTCGGTGTCGGTCGCGATATCAGCCAGCAGCGCCGCGCCGAGAAAGACCTGCGCATGGCCGCCACGGTATTCGAGCACTCGACCTCGGCGATTCTGATCACCGACCCGGCCGGTTACATCGTGCAGGCCAACGAAGCCTTCAGCCGCGTCAGTGGTTACGCGGTGAGCGAAGTGCTTGATCAGTTGCCGAACATGCTCACCGTCGACGAGCAACAAGACGCGCACCTGCGCTATGTGCTCAAACAACTGCATCAGCACAACACCTGGGAAGGCGAAGTCTGGCTCAAGCGGCGTAACGGCGAGCATTACCCGGCGTGGGTCGGCATCACCGCGGTACTCGACGACGAGGGCGACCTCGCCAGTTACGTGTGCTTCTTCAGCGACATCAGCGAACGCAAGGCCAGCGAGCAGCGCATTCACCGCCTCGCCTACTACGACGCCCTGACACATTTGCCGAACCGCACGCTGTTCCAGGATCGCCTGCACACGGCGCTGCAATCAGCTGAACGACAGAAGTCGTGGGTGGTGCTGATGTTCCTCGACCTCGACCGTTTCAAACCGATCAACGACTCGCTCGGCCACGCCGCCGGCGACCGCATGCTGAAAGACATGGCCACGCGCCTGCTGACCTGCGTCGACGATGACGACACCGTGGCGCGTATGGGCGGCGACGAGTTCACCTTGCTGTTGCAACACCGTTCCAGCCGCGAAATGGCGCTGAACCGGGCAATTCATGTCGCCGAACAGATTCTCGGCAGTCTGGTGCGGCCGTTTGTATTGGAAGGCCGCGAGTTCTTTGTCACTGCGAGTATCGGCATCGCCCTGAGTCCGCAGGACGGCAACGAACTCAGCCAGTTGATGAAGAACGCCGACACCGCGATGTACCACGCCAAGGAACGCGGCAAGAACAACTTCCAGTTCTATCAGGCGGACATGAACGCCAGTGCCCTGGAGCGTCTGGAACTGGAAAGCGACTTGCGCCACGCTCTGGAGCAGAACGAATTCGTCCTGTATTACCAGCCGCAATTCAGCGGCGACGGCAAGCGTCTGACCGGCGCCGAAGCGCTGTTGCGCTGGCGTCATCCGCGTCGCGGGCTGGTGCCGCCGGGGGACTTCATTCCTGTGCTGGAAGAACTCGGTCTGGTGGTGGACGTTGGCGACTGGGTGATCAGCGAGGCCTGCCGCCAACTGAAGACCTGGCACCAGAACCGTGTGCGCGTGCCGAAGGTCTCGGTGAACATCTCCGCGCGGCAGTTCTCCGATGGCCAACTCGGCACGCGGATCGCCACGATCCTGCGCGAAACCGGCCTGCCGCCGGCATGCCTGGAGCTGGAGCTGACCGAAAGTATCCTGATGCGCGAAGTCAGCGAGGCGATGCAGATTCTCGCCGGGCTGAAAAACCTTGGCTTGAGCATTGCGGTCGATGACTTCGGCACCGGTTACTCATCGCTGAACTACCTCAAGCAATTCCCGATCGACGTGCTGAAGATCGACCGCACGTTTGTCGATGGTTTGCCGTCGGGTGAGCAGGACGCGCAGATCGCCCGGGCAATCATCGCCATGGCGCACAGCCTGAATCTGGCGGTGATCGCCGAGGGCGTGGAAACCCATGAACAGCTGGACTTCCTGCGTGAGCATGGTTGCGACGAGGTTCAGGGGTATCTGTTCGGACGGCCGATGCCGGCAGGGCGGTTTGAGGCGCAGTTCAGCAATGATGCGCTCTTCATGTTCGACTGA
- a CDS encoding C4-dicarboxylate transporter DctA yields MLRWCSRSIFLQVVLGLMLGIVCGLTLPEYSAQLKPLGDGFIKLIKMLIGLIVFCVVVSGISGAGDLKKVGRIGLKSVIYFEVLTTIALVIGLVFAFSTGIGSGANIHLEQLSAADMGDIAERGQHMHTTTQFLMDLIPTSVIGAFADNNILQVLLFSVLFGSALNLVGEAASGISRLINELSHVIFRIMGMIVRLAPIGVFGAIAFTTSKYGLDSLQHLGSLVGLFYLTCIAFVSVILGLVMRASGLRMWPLLKYLREELLIVMGTASSDAVLPQIMRKLEHLGIGSSTVGLVIPTGYSFNLDGFSIYLTLAIVFIANATGTPLAMTDLLTILLVSLITSKGAHGIPGSALVILAATLTAIPAIPVVGLVLVLAVDWFMGIGRALTNLIGNCVATVAIARWEKDIDVQRANKVLSGQQGYTFQPRKPATPAHQQEF; encoded by the coding sequence ATGCTCAGATGGTGCTCGCGTTCAATCTTCCTCCAAGTGGTTCTCGGACTGATGCTCGGCATCGTCTGCGGGCTGACCCTTCCTGAATACTCGGCCCAGCTCAAACCGCTCGGCGACGGTTTCATCAAACTGATCAAGATGCTCATCGGCCTCATCGTGTTCTGCGTGGTGGTCAGCGGCATCAGCGGCGCGGGCGATCTGAAGAAGGTCGGACGCATCGGCCTCAAATCGGTGATCTACTTCGAAGTGTTGACCACCATCGCGCTGGTGATCGGTCTGGTGTTCGCCTTCAGTACCGGCATCGGCAGCGGCGCGAATATCCATCTGGAGCAACTGTCCGCCGCCGACATGGGCGATATCGCCGAACGCGGCCAGCACATGCACACCACCACACAGTTCCTGATGGACCTGATCCCGACCTCGGTGATCGGAGCCTTCGCTGACAACAACATCCTGCAGGTGCTGCTGTTCTCGGTGTTGTTTGGCAGCGCCTTGAATCTGGTCGGCGAAGCCGCTTCCGGGATCTCCCGACTGATCAACGAACTGAGCCATGTGATCTTCCGCATCATGGGCATGATCGTGCGTCTGGCGCCGATCGGCGTGTTCGGCGCCATCGCCTTCACCACCAGCAAATATGGCCTCGACTCCCTGCAGCATCTGGGCAGCCTGGTCGGTTTGTTCTACCTGACCTGCATCGCTTTCGTCAGCGTGATTCTCGGTCTGGTGATGCGCGCCTCCGGCCTGCGCATGTGGCCATTGCTCAAGTACCTGCGTGAAGAATTGCTGATCGTGATGGGCACCGCCTCATCCGACGCAGTGTTGCCACAGATCATGCGCAAACTCGAACACCTCGGCATCGGCAGCTCGACGGTCGGCCTGGTGATCCCGACCGGGTACTCATTCAACCTCGACGGTTTTTCGATCTACCTGACCCTGGCCATCGTCTTCATCGCCAACGCCACCGGCACGCCGCTGGCCATGACCGACCTGCTGACGATTCTGCTGGTGTCGCTGATCACCTCTAAAGGTGCCCACGGCATTCCCGGTTCGGCGCTGGTGATTCTGGCGGCAACATTGACGGCAATTCCGGCGATCCCGGTGGTCGGTCTGGTTCTTGTGCTGGCGGTGGATTGGTTCATGGGCATCGGCCGGGCACTGACCAACCTGATCGGTAACTGTGTCGCCACGGTCGCGATCGCCCGTTGGGAAAAAGACATCGACGTACAACGCGCCAACAAAGTACTCAGCGGTCAGCAGGGCTACACCTTTCAACCGCGTAAACCAGCAACTCCGGCGCACCAGCAGGAGTTCTGA
- the glyA gene encoding serine hydroxymethyltransferase — MFSRDLTIAKYDADLFAAMEQEAQRQEEHIELIASENYTSPAVMEAQGSVLTNKYAEGYPGKRYYGGCEYVDIVEQLAIDRAKELFGADYANVQPHAGSQANAAVYLALLQGGDTILGMSLAHGGHLTHGASVSSSGKLYNAVQYGIDANGLIDYDEVERLAVEHKPKMIVAGFSAYSQILDFPRFRAIADKVGAYLFVDMAHVAGLVAAGVYPNPVPFADVVTTTTHKTLRGPRGGLILARANAEIEKKLNSAVFPGAQGGPLEHVIAAKAICFKEALQPEFKAYQEQVVLNAQAMAEVFIERGFDVVSGGTKNHLFLLSLIKQDISGKDADAALGKAFITVNKNSVPNDPRSPFVTSGLRFGTPAVTTRGFKQAECKELAGWICDILADLNNEAVIDAVREKVKAICKKLPVYGA; from the coding sequence ATGTTCAGCCGTGATTTGACTATTGCCAAGTACGACGCCGACCTTTTTGCCGCCATGGAGCAAGAAGCTCAGCGCCAGGAAGAACACATTGAGCTGATCGCTTCGGAAAACTACACCAGCCCAGCGGTGATGGAAGCTCAAGGCTCGGTCCTGACCAACAAGTACGCTGAAGGCTATCCAGGCAAGCGTTACTACGGTGGTTGCGAGTACGTCGACATCGTTGAGCAACTGGCCATCGACCGTGCCAAAGAGCTGTTCGGCGCCGATTACGCCAACGTTCAGCCACACGCCGGTTCGCAAGCCAACGCTGCTGTTTACCTGGCCCTGCTGCAAGGTGGCGACACTATTCTGGGCATGAGCCTGGCTCACGGCGGTCACCTGACCCACGGTGCCAGCGTTTCCTCCTCCGGCAAACTGTACAACGCTGTGCAGTACGGCATCGACGCCAACGGCCTGATCGACTACGACGAAGTCGAGCGTCTGGCGGTTGAGCACAAGCCGAAAATGATCGTGGCCGGTTTCTCTGCCTACTCGCAGATTCTCGACTTCCCACGCTTCCGCGCTATCGCTGACAAAGTCGGCGCCTACCTGTTCGTCGACATGGCTCACGTAGCCGGTCTGGTTGCCGCTGGCGTTTACCCGAACCCGGTGCCTTTCGCTGACGTCGTGACCACCACCACGCACAAGACCCTGCGCGGTCCACGTGGCGGCCTGATCCTGGCGCGCGCCAACGCCGAGATCGAGAAGAAGCTCAACTCCGCGGTATTCCCGGGCGCCCAGGGTGGCCCGCTGGAGCACGTGATCGCTGCCAAGGCGATCTGCTTCAAGGAAGCGCTGCAGCCTGAGTTCAAGGCCTACCAGGAACAAGTGGTGTTGAATGCCCAGGCCATGGCCGAAGTGTTCATCGAGCGCGGTTTCGACGTGGTTTCCGGTGGCACCAAGAACCACCTGTTCCTGCTGTCGCTGATCAAGCAGGACATCTCCGGTAAAGACGCTGACGCCGCTCTGGGCAAAGCCTTCATCACCGTGAACAAGAACTCCGTGCCAAACGATCCACGCTCGCCGTTCGTCACTTCCGGCCTGCGTTTCGGTACCCCGGCTGTGACCACTCGCGGCTTCAAGCAAGCCGAGTGCAAAGAGCTGGCCGGCTGGATCTGCGACATCCTGGCTGACCTGAACAACGAAGCGGTGATCGACGCCGTTCGTGAGAAAGTCAAAGCCATCTGCAAGAAACTGCCGGTATACGGCGCTTAA
- a CDS encoding YbdD/YjiX family protein yields MFNDLSRLGKYLGQAARLMVGMPDYDTYVEHMQTKHPDKPVMSYEMFFRERQEARYGGKGGPKCC; encoded by the coding sequence ATGTTCAATGACCTGAGTCGCCTCGGTAAATACCTCGGTCAGGCCGCGCGCCTGATGGTCGGCATGCCCGACTACGACACCTACGTCGAGCATATGCAAACCAAGCACCCGGACAAACCGGTGATGAGCTACGAGATGTTCTTCCGTGAACGTCAGGAAGCCCGTTACGGTGGCAAGGGTGGGCCGAAGTGCTGTTGA